In a single window of the Cucumis melo cultivar AY chromosome 11, USDA_Cmelo_AY_1.0, whole genome shotgun sequence genome:
- the LOC107992155 gene encoding RING-H2 finger protein ATL57-like, which translates to MKPQFSHRKLLLEASDYVNLPSPDLPLEVETTTQNPSSSRSFKFSQLFPPFNLKTAFILLTLLLLFFLFTIFSIYIRRFAERRYPFPPPPLRPPHTAATSSANGLDRTVVWSLPVSSYRCDDKLQVDCPICLSEFEAGERVKTIPFCRHVFHPDCIDRWLFSHVSCPVCRSTEFDGTASGGRWTVRDGDTCVEVGTRGLRRSSSWSNFAGRGSLGRTLTF; encoded by the coding sequence ATGAAACCCCAATTTTCCCACCGCAAGCTTCTTCTGGAAGCTTCCGATTACGTGAATCTACCATCCCCCGATCTTCCTCTTGAAGTTGAAACCACAACCCAAAATCCATCTTCTTCTCGTTCCTTCAAATTCTCCCAATTATTCCCACCCTTCAACCTGAAAACCGCCTTCATCCTCCTCACCCTCCTCCTCCTTTTCTTCCTCTTCACCATTTTTTCCATCTACATCCGCCGCTTCGCCGAACGCCGCTACCCTTTTCCACCGCCGCCCCTCCGGCCGCCGCATACGGCGGCGACTTCCTCTGCCAATGGTCTGGACCGGACCGTCGTTTGGTCGCTTCCGGTTTCTTCTTATCGTTGCGACGATAAGCTTCAAGTGGATTGTCCGATTTGTCTGAGCGAGTTTGAGGCGGGGGAGAGGGTTAAAACGATACCGTTCTGTCGACACGTGTTTCATCCTGATTGCATCGATAGGTGGCTGTTCTCGCACGTCTCTTGCCCCGTTTGCCGGTCGACGGAATTCGACGGGACGGCGTCAGGAGGAAGATGGACGGTGAGAGATGGTGACACGTGTGTGGAGGTTGGGACACGTGGCTTAAGGAGGAGCAGCAGTTGGTCCAACTTTGCTGGGAGAGGTTCCTTGGGAAGAACGCTGACTTTCTGA
- the LOC103503045 gene encoding serine carboxypeptidase-like 51, translating into MGEKLFLLLLLLITVSSSLFQFGISDTSRKSGDGNEEWGYVQVRPKAHMFWWLYRSPFRVKDASKPWPTILWLQGGPGGSGTGFGNFLEIGPLDSNLKPRTSTWLRKADLLFVDNPVGTGYSFVESLGQFAKSDWDAADDMTTLLTKLSNNTINLNNTPFYIFAESYGGKFAVTLALSLLRSIRAGHLKLNLQGVALGDSWISPEDFTFSWGPLLHDLSRIGSIAHQISNQLASEISDQIKKGMYENATLLWSSFENFILAKSNRVDFYNFMLDLDLDPVISTTKSLESNSINSVRLKGRKSSFFGYKNYKPGGEGNLEALMNGPIKQKLKIIPPDVTWGGQSDKVLEFFTAEFMKPRIKEVDELLAQGVNVTIYNGQVDLICSTKGAEAWINKLKWNGLKSFLNTQRTPLFCGKEKGTKGFTRSHQNLNFYWILGAGHFVPVDQPCVTLNMVGAITQSPGS; encoded by the exons ATGGGTGAGaaactctttcttcttcttcttcttctgattactgtttcttcttctttgtttcaATTTGGAATTTCCGATACTTCTCGCAAATCTGGAGATGGAAATGAAGAATGGGGTTATGTTCAAGTTAGACCCA AAGCACATATGTTCTGGTGGCTTTACAGAAGCCCTTTCAGAGTGAAGGATGCTTCTAAGCCATGGCCGACCATTCTTTGGTTACAGGGCGGCCCG GGTGGGTCAGGAACGGGGTTTGGGAACTTCCTAGAAATAGGGCCGCTCGACTCCAACTTAAAGCCAAGAACCTCAACATGGTTACGAAAAGCAGACCTTTTATTTGTG GATAATCCTGTTGGGACCGGATACAGCTTTGTAGAGAGTTTAGGACAATTTGCGAAAAGTGATTGGGATGCAGCGGACGACATGACGACTTTGCTAACTAAGCTTTCCAACAACACCATCAACCTAAACAACACTCCTTTTTACATCTTTGCGGAGTCTTACGGTGGAAAATTCGCCGTTACTCTTGCTTTATCCCTCCTACGCTCCATTCGAGCTGGCCATTTGAAGCTTAATCTCCAAG GGGTGGCCCTAGGAGACAGTTGGATATCACCCGAAGATTTCACG TTTTCTTGGGGTCCTCTTCTCCATGACCTTTCTCGGATCGGCAGCATCGCACATCAGATATCCAATCA GTTGGCTTCGGAGATCAGTGACCAAATTAAAAAGGGAATGTACGAAAATGCAACACTTTTGTGGAGTAGTTTTGAGAATTTCATTTTGGCGAAAAGCAACCGCGTG GATTTCTATAACTTCATGTTGGATCTAGATTTGGATCCAGTAATCTCAACAACAAAAAGCTTAGAATCAAATAGCATTAATTCAGTAAGattaaaaggaagaaaatcTTCATTCTTTGGTTACAAAAATTACAAGCCAGGTGGTGAAGGAAACTTAGAAGCTTTGATGAATGGCCCAATTAAgcaaaaactcaaaattataCCACCAGATGTCAC ATGGGGAGGTCAATCGGACAAAGTGTTGGAATTTTTTACAGCAGAGTTCATGAAACCAAGGATTAAGGAG GTTGATGAGTTGCTTGCGCAAGGTGTCAATGTCACTATTTACAACGGTCAA GTTGATCTTATTTGTTCTACCAAGGGAGCAGAGGCATGGATCAATAAACTCAA GTGGAATGGACTAAAGTCATTCTTAAACACACAAAGAACTCCTCTATTTTGTGGGAAAGAGAAAGGAACCAAAGGCTTCACTAGGTCACACCAAAATTTGAATTTCTATTGGATCCTTGGAGCAGGCCATTTT GTTCCAGTTGATCAACCGTGTGTGACATTAAACATGGTGGGTGCAATCACACAGTCACCAGGCTCTTGA